In one Magallana gigas chromosome 7, xbMagGiga1.1, whole genome shotgun sequence genomic region, the following are encoded:
- the LOC105338791 gene encoding PH and SEC7 domain-containing protein isoform X3 — translation MGERVTASPSRIPVLMQSNSHQINGTTERPENTDGSGQENGQKRGPQTHAESKGFETFLMTGEMIIRTSQKTRNPSSRNASDSTDESFDSQSSLTMKCNHLSAESGFEDHDTQEKTLATDAAEDIGSPMSSSQSSALSSDLKSDVSEQTVIRQNIGSESASVTDSSSGVVSPDNSNGDLTVDDSMKDSTESGKMVTSKSADKIASSGHQAVRGSKSQELRTNTSEFSTVNIDIEEDVAQSLDQIPQQGKNSFQANVSRSVESSPEHGKSDRSHDREFIPGFISLDGNVNGANTCDTDSENETCAKQGDDSVRSDGDISHRSERDSLDPSMDPNLLDYQPPTKSVDQPSAHRLAKRLFHMDGFKKSDIARHLSKKNDFSSLVAEEYLKYFDFEDDTLDMALRKFLSQFSLIGETQERERVLDHFSRRYMECNPRSFNSVDACHTLTCAIMLLNTDLHGQGIRKRMTCSEFIENLAELNDGENFYKEVLKCIYHAIKTDQIEWAVDDDEDDTSQVEETLPPPSQPAVSLHNPYLDIPDPSQTTEYKNGYIMRKCCKEPDSRKTPLGKRGWKVFYSSLRDMVLYLYKDQHSKSQLVDGTQNAIRIHHCLASKATDYTKKQHVFRLETADWAEYLIQTSDSKELQSWIDTINYVAASLSAPALPNAVGSQKKFQRQLLPATYSKLNLREQLESHSNKAHEIEKDLHEHRQFPPEKGSKARIIQDYIEKESYLEHELKRYNTYIYLLKAHMAAFPELEPSLVETVIGEVDESGDLDRRASPSHRGGVQRSLSERVEDFGTLV, via the exons ATGGGGGAACGAGTCACAGCCAGCCCCTCCCGAATCCCTGTACTCATGCAATCCAATAGTCACCAAATCAATGGAACCACAGAAAGACCAGAGAATACTGATGGCAGTGGACAGGAAAACGGACAGAAAAGAGGACCTCAGACTCACGCTGAGTCCAAAGGTTTTGAGACATTTTTGATGACCGGGGAAATGATCATCAGAACTTCTCAAAAAACCCGCAACCCCTCTAGTAGAAATGCGTCAGATAGTACAGATGAATCTTTCGATAGTCAGTCTAGTCTTACAATGAAATGTAATCACTTGTCGGCCGAGTCTGGGTTTGAGGATCACGACACTCAGGAGAAGACATTGGCAACAGATGCAGCGGAGGACATCGGTAGCCCAATGAGCTCCTCACAAAGTTCTGCATTGTCCTCTGATCTCAAGTCAGATGTTTCAGAGCAGACAGTGATAAGACAGAATATTGGCAGCGAATCAGCTAGTGTGACTGACAGCAGTTCAGGAGTTGTGTCCCCTGATAACTCTAATGGGGACTTAACTGTTGATGACTCCATGAAGGACTCCACTGAATCAGGGAAAATGGTGACAAGTAAAAGTGCCGATAAAATCGCCTCATCAGGTCACCAAGCAGTGAGAGGAAGTAAAAGCCAGGAATTACGAACTAATACAAGTGAATTCTCCACTGTTAATATAGACATTGAGGAAGATGTGGCACAATCTCTGGACCAGATCCCTCAGCAAGGAAAGAACTCTTTTCAAGCAAACGTAAGCAGGAGTGTGGAAAGCTCACCAGAACACGGCAAGTCAGACAGAAGTCATGATCGAGAATTCATCCCTGGCTTCATCAGTCTAGATGGCAATGTGAACGGTGCTAATACCTGTGATACTGACAGTGAAAATGAAACATGTGCCAAACAAGGAGACGACAGTGTTCGGTCCGATGGGGACATTTCTCATAGATCTGAGCGAGACTCTCTAGATCCCTCCATGGATCCCAATCTGCTGGATTATCAGCCACCAACAAAGAGTGTGGATCAACCATCCGCACACAGGCTGGCCAAGCGGTTGTTTCATATGGATGGGTTCAAGAAGTCTGACATTGCCAGACATCTTTCAAAGAA GAATGATTTCAGTTCGCTGGTGGCTGAAGAATACTTGAAGTATTTTGACTTTGAAGATGATACTCTAGACATGGCATTACGGAAATTTCTCAGTCAATTTTCTCTCATTGGTGAAACTCAGGAGAGAGAGCGTGTCCTTGATCATTTTTCCCGAAGATACATGGAGTGCAATCCTAGATCTTTTAACTCTGTTG ATGCTTGTCATACCCTAACATGTGCCATTATGCTGTTAAACACTGATCTTCATGGACAG GGCATTAGAAAGAGAATGACCTGTTCAGAATTTATTGAGAACTTAGCAGAATTGAATGACGGAGAAAACTTCTATAAGGAGGTTTTGAAGTGTATATACCATGCCATTAAAACAGACCAAATTGAATGGGCTGT ggatgatgatgaagatgatacCTCACAAGTAGAGGAAACATTACCTCCCCCTAGTCAGCCTGCCGTTTCTCTGCATAATCCATACCTTGAT ATTCCTGATCCTAGTCAAACAACAGAATACAAGAATGGGTATATAATGAGGAAATGCTGTAAAGAACCTGATAGTAGAAAAA CTCCACTTGGCAAGAGAGGATGGAAGGTGTTTTACTCGTCGCTGAGAGACATGGTGCTCTACCTGTACAAGGACCAGCACAGCAAAAGTCAGCTGGTGGACGGCACACAGAACGCCATCAGAATACACCACTGTCTGGCCTCCAAAGCCACCGACTACACCAAAAAACAGCATGTGTTCAGACTAGAGACAGCCGATTGGGCGGAATATCTTATACAGACCAG TGACAGCAAAGAGCTTCAGTCCTGGATTGACACCATCAATTATGTGGCTGCCAGTCTGTCAGCACCTGCCTTGCCAAATGCTGTGGGATCACAGAAAAAGTTCCAGCGCCAGCTGTTGCCTGCTACCTACTCTAAACTCAACTTG AGAGAGCAGTTGGAGAGCCATAGTAACAAAGCTCATGAGATTGAGAAAGATTTGCATGAGCATAGACAGTTTCCTCCAGAGAAGGGCTCCAAAGCCAGAATCATCCAAGACTACATAGAAAAAGAAAGCTACCTAGAACATGAG TTGAAGCGATACAACACATACATTTACCTGTTAAAAGCTCACATGGCTGCCTTTCCTGAACTGGAACCTTCGCTCGTGGAGACCGTTATTGGTGAAGTAGACGAGTCAGGTGACCTAGATAGGCGAGCCTCGCCTTCACATAGGGGCGGAGTCCAGCGGAGCTTGTCTGAGAG
- the LOC105338791 gene encoding PH and SEC7 domain-containing protein 1 isoform X2, with the protein MGERVTASPSRIPVLMQSNSHQINGTTERPENTDGSGQENGQKRGPQTHAESKGFETFLMTGEMIIRTSQKTRNPSSRNASDSTDESFDSQSSLTMKCNHLSAESGFEDHDTQEKTLATDAAEDIGSPMSSSQSSALSSDLKSDVSEQTVIRQNIGSESASVTDSSSGVVSPDNSNGDLTVDDSMKDSTESGKMVTSKSADKIASSGHQAVRGSKSQELRTNTSEFSTVNIDIEEDVAQSLDQIPQQGKNSFQANVSRSVESSPEHGKSDRSHDREFIPGFISLDGNVNGANTCDTDSENETCAKQGDDSVRSDGDISHRSERDSLDPSMDPNLLDYQPPTKSVDQPSAHRLAKRLFHMDGFKKSDIARHLSKKNDFSSLVAEEYLKYFDFEDDTLDMALRKFLSQFSLIGETQERERVLDHFSRRYMECNPRSFNSVDACHTLTCAIMLLNTDLHGQGIRKRMTCSEFIENLAELNDGENFYKEVLKCIYHAIKTDQIEWAVDDDEDDTSQVEETLPPPSQPAVSLHNPYLDIPDPSQTTEYKNGYIMRKCCKEPDSRKTPLGKRGWKVFYSSLRDMVLYLYKDQHSKSQLVDGTQNAIRIHHCLASKATDYTKKQHVFRLETADWAEYLIQTSDSKELQSWIDTINYVAASLSAPALPNAVGSQKKFQRQLLPATYSKLNLREQLESHSNKAHEIEKDLHEHRQFPPEKGSKARIIQDYIEKESYLEHELKRYNTYIYLLKAHMAAFPELEPSLVETVIGEVDESGDLDRRASPSHRGGVQRSLSERTNTEENSNSGLVNGEYINTESAVTHL; encoded by the exons ATGGGGGAACGAGTCACAGCCAGCCCCTCCCGAATCCCTGTACTCATGCAATCCAATAGTCACCAAATCAATGGAACCACAGAAAGACCAGAGAATACTGATGGCAGTGGACAGGAAAACGGACAGAAAAGAGGACCTCAGACTCACGCTGAGTCCAAAGGTTTTGAGACATTTTTGATGACCGGGGAAATGATCATCAGAACTTCTCAAAAAACCCGCAACCCCTCTAGTAGAAATGCGTCAGATAGTACAGATGAATCTTTCGATAGTCAGTCTAGTCTTACAATGAAATGTAATCACTTGTCGGCCGAGTCTGGGTTTGAGGATCACGACACTCAGGAGAAGACATTGGCAACAGATGCAGCGGAGGACATCGGTAGCCCAATGAGCTCCTCACAAAGTTCTGCATTGTCCTCTGATCTCAAGTCAGATGTTTCAGAGCAGACAGTGATAAGACAGAATATTGGCAGCGAATCAGCTAGTGTGACTGACAGCAGTTCAGGAGTTGTGTCCCCTGATAACTCTAATGGGGACTTAACTGTTGATGACTCCATGAAGGACTCCACTGAATCAGGGAAAATGGTGACAAGTAAAAGTGCCGATAAAATCGCCTCATCAGGTCACCAAGCAGTGAGAGGAAGTAAAAGCCAGGAATTACGAACTAATACAAGTGAATTCTCCACTGTTAATATAGACATTGAGGAAGATGTGGCACAATCTCTGGACCAGATCCCTCAGCAAGGAAAGAACTCTTTTCAAGCAAACGTAAGCAGGAGTGTGGAAAGCTCACCAGAACACGGCAAGTCAGACAGAAGTCATGATCGAGAATTCATCCCTGGCTTCATCAGTCTAGATGGCAATGTGAACGGTGCTAATACCTGTGATACTGACAGTGAAAATGAAACATGTGCCAAACAAGGAGACGACAGTGTTCGGTCCGATGGGGACATTTCTCATAGATCTGAGCGAGACTCTCTAGATCCCTCCATGGATCCCAATCTGCTGGATTATCAGCCACCAACAAAGAGTGTGGATCAACCATCCGCACACAGGCTGGCCAAGCGGTTGTTTCATATGGATGGGTTCAAGAAGTCTGACATTGCCAGACATCTTTCAAAGAA GAATGATTTCAGTTCGCTGGTGGCTGAAGAATACTTGAAGTATTTTGACTTTGAAGATGATACTCTAGACATGGCATTACGGAAATTTCTCAGTCAATTTTCTCTCATTGGTGAAACTCAGGAGAGAGAGCGTGTCCTTGATCATTTTTCCCGAAGATACATGGAGTGCAATCCTAGATCTTTTAACTCTGTTG ATGCTTGTCATACCCTAACATGTGCCATTATGCTGTTAAACACTGATCTTCATGGACAG GGCATTAGAAAGAGAATGACCTGTTCAGAATTTATTGAGAACTTAGCAGAATTGAATGACGGAGAAAACTTCTATAAGGAGGTTTTGAAGTGTATATACCATGCCATTAAAACAGACCAAATTGAATGGGCTGT ggatgatgatgaagatgatacCTCACAAGTAGAGGAAACATTACCTCCCCCTAGTCAGCCTGCCGTTTCTCTGCATAATCCATACCTTGAT ATTCCTGATCCTAGTCAAACAACAGAATACAAGAATGGGTATATAATGAGGAAATGCTGTAAAGAACCTGATAGTAGAAAAA CTCCACTTGGCAAGAGAGGATGGAAGGTGTTTTACTCGTCGCTGAGAGACATGGTGCTCTACCTGTACAAGGACCAGCACAGCAAAAGTCAGCTGGTGGACGGCACACAGAACGCCATCAGAATACACCACTGTCTGGCCTCCAAAGCCACCGACTACACCAAAAAACAGCATGTGTTCAGACTAGAGACAGCCGATTGGGCGGAATATCTTATACAGACCAG TGACAGCAAAGAGCTTCAGTCCTGGATTGACACCATCAATTATGTGGCTGCCAGTCTGTCAGCACCTGCCTTGCCAAATGCTGTGGGATCACAGAAAAAGTTCCAGCGCCAGCTGTTGCCTGCTACCTACTCTAAACTCAACTTG AGAGAGCAGTTGGAGAGCCATAGTAACAAAGCTCATGAGATTGAGAAAGATTTGCATGAGCATAGACAGTTTCCTCCAGAGAAGGGCTCCAAAGCCAGAATCATCCAAGACTACATAGAAAAAGAAAGCTACCTAGAACATGAG TTGAAGCGATACAACACATACATTTACCTGTTAAAAGCTCACATGGCTGCCTTTCCTGAACTGGAACCTTCGCTCGTGGAGACCGTTATTGGTGAAGTAGACGAGTCAGGTGACCTAGATAGGCGAGCCTCGCCTTCACATAGGGGCGGAGTCCAGCGGAGCTTGTCTGAGAG
- the LOC105338791 gene encoding PH and SEC7 domain-containing protein 1 isoform X1, translated as MGERVTASPSRIPVLMQSNSHQINGTTERPENTDGSGQENGQKRGPQTHAESKGFETFLMTGEMIIRTSQKTRNPSSRNASDSTDESFDSQSSLTMKCNHLSAESGFEDHDTQEKTLATDAAEDIGSPMSSSQSSALSSDLKSDVSEQTVIRQNIGSESASVTDSSSGVVSPDNSNGDLTVDDSMKDSTESGKMVTSKSADKIASSGHQAVRGSKSQELRTNTSEFSTVNIDIEEDVAQSLDQIPQQGKNSFQANVSRSVESSPEHGKSDRSHDREFIPGFISLDGNVNGANTCDTDSENETCAKQGDDSVRSDGDISHRSERDSLDPSMDPNLLDYQPPTKSVDQPSAHRLAKRLFHMDGFKKSDIARHLSKKNDFSSLVAEEYLKYFDFEDDTLDMALRKFLSQFSLIGETQERERVLDHFSRRYMECNPRSFNSVDACHTLTCAIMLLNTDLHGQGIRKRMTCSEFIENLAELNDGENFYKEVLKCIYHAIKTDQIEWAVDDDEDDTSQVEETLPPPSQPAVSLHNPYLDIPDPSQTTEYKNGYIMRKCCKEPDSRKTPLGKRGWKVFYSSLRDMVLYLYKDQHSKSQLVDGTQNAIRIHHCLASKATDYTKKQHVFRLETADWAEYLIQTSDSKELQSWIDTINYVAASLSAPALPNAVGSQKKFQRQLLPATYSKLNLREQLESHSNKAHEIEKDLHEHRQFPPEKGSKARIIQDYIEKESYLEHELKRYNTYIYLLKAHMAAFPELEPSLVETVIGEVDESGDLDRRASPSHRGGVQRSLSERTNTEENSNSGLVNARGRRPRRQVLCESSI; from the exons ATGGGGGAACGAGTCACAGCCAGCCCCTCCCGAATCCCTGTACTCATGCAATCCAATAGTCACCAAATCAATGGAACCACAGAAAGACCAGAGAATACTGATGGCAGTGGACAGGAAAACGGACAGAAAAGAGGACCTCAGACTCACGCTGAGTCCAAAGGTTTTGAGACATTTTTGATGACCGGGGAAATGATCATCAGAACTTCTCAAAAAACCCGCAACCCCTCTAGTAGAAATGCGTCAGATAGTACAGATGAATCTTTCGATAGTCAGTCTAGTCTTACAATGAAATGTAATCACTTGTCGGCCGAGTCTGGGTTTGAGGATCACGACACTCAGGAGAAGACATTGGCAACAGATGCAGCGGAGGACATCGGTAGCCCAATGAGCTCCTCACAAAGTTCTGCATTGTCCTCTGATCTCAAGTCAGATGTTTCAGAGCAGACAGTGATAAGACAGAATATTGGCAGCGAATCAGCTAGTGTGACTGACAGCAGTTCAGGAGTTGTGTCCCCTGATAACTCTAATGGGGACTTAACTGTTGATGACTCCATGAAGGACTCCACTGAATCAGGGAAAATGGTGACAAGTAAAAGTGCCGATAAAATCGCCTCATCAGGTCACCAAGCAGTGAGAGGAAGTAAAAGCCAGGAATTACGAACTAATACAAGTGAATTCTCCACTGTTAATATAGACATTGAGGAAGATGTGGCACAATCTCTGGACCAGATCCCTCAGCAAGGAAAGAACTCTTTTCAAGCAAACGTAAGCAGGAGTGTGGAAAGCTCACCAGAACACGGCAAGTCAGACAGAAGTCATGATCGAGAATTCATCCCTGGCTTCATCAGTCTAGATGGCAATGTGAACGGTGCTAATACCTGTGATACTGACAGTGAAAATGAAACATGTGCCAAACAAGGAGACGACAGTGTTCGGTCCGATGGGGACATTTCTCATAGATCTGAGCGAGACTCTCTAGATCCCTCCATGGATCCCAATCTGCTGGATTATCAGCCACCAACAAAGAGTGTGGATCAACCATCCGCACACAGGCTGGCCAAGCGGTTGTTTCATATGGATGGGTTCAAGAAGTCTGACATTGCCAGACATCTTTCAAAGAA GAATGATTTCAGTTCGCTGGTGGCTGAAGAATACTTGAAGTATTTTGACTTTGAAGATGATACTCTAGACATGGCATTACGGAAATTTCTCAGTCAATTTTCTCTCATTGGTGAAACTCAGGAGAGAGAGCGTGTCCTTGATCATTTTTCCCGAAGATACATGGAGTGCAATCCTAGATCTTTTAACTCTGTTG ATGCTTGTCATACCCTAACATGTGCCATTATGCTGTTAAACACTGATCTTCATGGACAG GGCATTAGAAAGAGAATGACCTGTTCAGAATTTATTGAGAACTTAGCAGAATTGAATGACGGAGAAAACTTCTATAAGGAGGTTTTGAAGTGTATATACCATGCCATTAAAACAGACCAAATTGAATGGGCTGT ggatgatgatgaagatgatacCTCACAAGTAGAGGAAACATTACCTCCCCCTAGTCAGCCTGCCGTTTCTCTGCATAATCCATACCTTGAT ATTCCTGATCCTAGTCAAACAACAGAATACAAGAATGGGTATATAATGAGGAAATGCTGTAAAGAACCTGATAGTAGAAAAA CTCCACTTGGCAAGAGAGGATGGAAGGTGTTTTACTCGTCGCTGAGAGACATGGTGCTCTACCTGTACAAGGACCAGCACAGCAAAAGTCAGCTGGTGGACGGCACACAGAACGCCATCAGAATACACCACTGTCTGGCCTCCAAAGCCACCGACTACACCAAAAAACAGCATGTGTTCAGACTAGAGACAGCCGATTGGGCGGAATATCTTATACAGACCAG TGACAGCAAAGAGCTTCAGTCCTGGATTGACACCATCAATTATGTGGCTGCCAGTCTGTCAGCACCTGCCTTGCCAAATGCTGTGGGATCACAGAAAAAGTTCCAGCGCCAGCTGTTGCCTGCTACCTACTCTAAACTCAACTTG AGAGAGCAGTTGGAGAGCCATAGTAACAAAGCTCATGAGATTGAGAAAGATTTGCATGAGCATAGACAGTTTCCTCCAGAGAAGGGCTCCAAAGCCAGAATCATCCAAGACTACATAGAAAAAGAAAGCTACCTAGAACATGAG TTGAAGCGATACAACACATACATTTACCTGTTAAAAGCTCACATGGCTGCCTTTCCTGAACTGGAACCTTCGCTCGTGGAGACCGTTATTGGTGAAGTAGACGAGTCAGGTGACCTAGATAGGCGAGCCTCGCCTTCACATAGGGGCGGAGTCCAGCGGAGCTTGTCTGAGAG
- the LOC117684457 gene encoding integrase/recombinase xerD homolog produces MISPARGRGYKKPRHLQRQKKPGYTEPQAEASHQDAPLPQQQPPPDVSDHESGTEDFGLPNMVGQIPAASTNSRPMANTTPQEHLGNLRTEANRLIQGSISTNTHKAYQGALTNFKNFLNSCGLALVFPIPIDHLLNFIAHLSISGTAYRTAALYISALSYIHKLRGIQDNTQSFIVKKALQGLHKKRGVTTDPRIPLTLSILQRVMLALPSICRSPYESVLFSTIFSITYHGLLRVSEVLAIHRAHISVEGNNVSILIPRSKTDQMGNATTLHISRQPNADTCPVRWVLKFFRLRPDSGSLLLFTHMDDKAITRYQFNCMLQKTLQFNGIQGHFRPHSFRIGRATDLAKQGVSESEIKALGRWESRAFQNYIRL; encoded by the exons ATGATCTCCCCGGCTAGGGGCAGGGGCTATAAAAAGCCTCGCCATCTCCAAAGGCAAAAAAAGCCCGGCTATACCGAGCCTCAGGCTGAGGCCAGCCACCAGGATGCCCCCCTACCCCAACAACAGCCACCACCAGATGTGAGTGACCACGAGAGCGGAACTGAGGACTTTGGGCTCCCCAATATGG TGGGGCAAATTCCGGCAGCTAGCACCAACAGCAGACCCATGGCCAACACCACTCCCCAAGAACATTTGGGAAATTTAAGAACTGAAGCCAACAGGCTCATCCAGGGCTCAATTTCAACAAACACGCATAAAGCCTATCAAGGAGCTTTGaccaatttcaaaaattttttgAACAGTTGTGGGTTAGCATTGGTTTTTCCCATTCCTATTGATCACTTACTTAATTTTATTGCCCATTTGTCCATTTCAGGTACAGCGTACAGAACAGCTGCTCTGTACATTAGTGCTTTATCTTATATTCACAAATTAAGAGGCATCCAAGATAACACCCAAtcctttattgttaaaaaagccTTGCAGGGTCTCCATAAAAAGCGAGGTGTGACAACAGATCCGCGAATTCCTTTAACTTTATCCATTTTACAAAGGGTCATGTTAGCATTGCCATCTATTTGCAGATCCCCCTATGAGAGTGTTTTATTCTCCACTATTTTTTCCATCACATATCACGGTTTGCTTAGGGTTAGCGAGGTCTTGGCCATCCATAGGGCACACATCTCAGTTGAGGGAAACAATGTCAGTATTTTAATTCCAAGGTCAAAAACAGATCAGATGGGAAATGCAACCACGTTGCACATATCTAGACAACCCAATGCTGACACATGCCCAGTACGTTGGGTACTTAAATTTTTTCGACTACGCCCTGACAGCGGCTCTCTTTTACTGTTTACTCATATGGATGACAAAGCCATAACAAGATACCAATTTAATTGCATGCTGCAAAAGACTCTCCAATTTAATGGCATTCAGGGACATTTTAGACCACATAGCTTTAGAATAGGCAGAGCTACAGATCTTGCAAAACAAGGGGTTTCAGAATCAGAAATTAAAGCTTTAGGCAGATGGGAATCGAGGGCCTTTCAAAATTATATTAGATTGTAA
- the LOC105338792 gene encoding sphingosine-1-phosphate lyase 1 gives MSKLIGTVAGPLVPYWELVRDRVNESCEGVEPWKIIVYSCGTTLLVLTARDIFFSDEDTFTNRTKKEFFRLMKKIPFVKKRIAEEKKKILKDMEHSMNADVDGYVTQLPAEGLKMETLMEELKRYQSLAKVNWSDGTISGTVYSGDPELTHLMEKVYGMFAWTNPLHSDVFPDIRKMEAEVVRMCCTIFNGDKESCGTMTSGGTESILMACFTYRNIARERGIKIPEIIVPITAHAAFDKAAAYFHMKITHIPINEETRKVDINAMRRAINKNTCVLVGSAPQFPHGIIDDIQAISELGLKYDIPVHVDCCLGGFLYPFMEKAGFSVPVVDFRVPGVTSISADTHKYAFAPKGSSVILYRKDDYRKFQFFVQPDWPGGIYATAAIGGSRPGAIIAVCWGTLMYFGEKGYVETTKKIISTARYIKKELKKIPGIHVYGDPLMSVVGFGPAEGFKYNIFTFSDMIAKRGWNLNPLQFPSSIHLCVTLLHTKEGVADQFIRDARECLEELLNSPDAEAGGMAAMYGTSQSIPDRSMVAELAGCFVSALYTTNKSTETNGSVPKQ, from the exons ATGTCGAAATTGATCGGAACAGTTGCT GGGCCTTTAGTGCCATACTGGGAGCTAGTCCGGGACAGGGTGAATGAGTCCTGCGAGGGAGTGGAGCCATGGAAGATTATCGTCTACTCTTGCGGAACTACTCTTTTGGTTCTAACTGCCAGAGATATTTTCTTTTCAGACGAGGACA CTTTCACCAACAGaacaaagaaagaattttttcgattgatgaaaaaaattcccTTTGTCAAAAAAAGAATAGCAGAGGAGAAGAAAAAGATATTGAAGGACATGGAGCATTCAATGAATGCTGATGTTGATGGATATGTCACTCAATTACCGGCTGAGGGACTGAAAATG GAAACCCTCATGGAAGAATTGAAAAGATACCAAAGTTTAG ccAAAGTGAACTGGAGTGATGGCACCATATCAGGAACTGTGTACAGTGGGGACCCAGAACTCACCCACCTCATGGAAAAG GTTTATGGGATGTTTGCATGGACCAATCCTCTTCACTCTGATGTTTTCCCTGACATAAGAAAAATGGAGGCAGAAGTCGTCAGAATGTGCTGCACCATTTTCAATGGTGACAAAGAATCCTGTGGAACA ATGACCTCTGGTGGAACAGAGAGTATTTTGATGGCATGTTTCACGTATCGAAATATAGCAAGGGAGAGGGGAATTAAGATACCAGAAAT AATTGTGCCAATTACTGCTCATGCTGCATTTGACAAG GCAGCTGCATACTTCCACATGAAGATTACTCACATTCCAATCAACGAAGAGACCAGGAAAGTGGACATCAATGCCATGAGAAGAGcaataaacaaaaatacttgTGTG CTGGTTGGATCTGCTCCACAATTTCCACATGGCATTATTGATGATATTCAGGCCATATCTGAG CTTGGACTGAAGTATGACATTCCTGTCCATGTTGACTGTTGTTTGGGGGGATTCCTGTATCCATTCATGGAGAAGGCTGGCTTCAGTGTCCCTGTTGTGGACTTCAGGGTCCCTGGGGTTACAAGCATCTCAGCGGACACTCACAAG TACGCCTTTGCTCCAAAAGGATCATCAGTGATTTTGTACAGGAAGGATGACTACAGAAAGTTCCAGTTCTTTGTGCAGCCAGACTGGCCTGGTGGTATCTATGCAACAGCAGCCATAGGAG GCAGTCGACCAGGGGCCATCATAGCAGTATGCTGGGGAACTTTGATGTACTTTGGAGAGAAGGGCTATGTCGAGACCACCAAGAAGATAATATCTACAGCTAGATACATTAAAAAAGA GTTGAAGAAGATCCCAGGAATACATGTCTATGGAGATCCTTTAATGTCTGTGGTAGGCTTTGGACCAGCAGAAGGATTCAAGTACAACATCTTCACTTTCTCTGATATGATTGCAAAAAGAGGCTGGAACCTCAATCCACTGCAGTTCCCTTCAAG CATTCATCTTTGTGTGACTCTCCTCCACACTAAAGAAGGTGTAGCTGACCAATTCATAAGGGATGCCAGAGAATGTCTGGAGGAATTGCTGAATTCCCCTGATGCTGAGGCTGGTGGAATG GCTGCAATGTATGGGACCTCTCAGAGCATTCCTGACCGCTCTATGGTGGCAGAACTGGCTGGATGCTTTGTGAGTGCCCTCTACACCACAAACAAAAGTACGGAGACCAATGGCAGTGTCCCAAAACAATAG